The proteins below are encoded in one region of Conger conger chromosome 17, fConCon1.1, whole genome shotgun sequence:
- the cenpq gene encoding centromere protein Q isoform X1 — translation MRSTINLKVTMKPTRGSERASTKGPKTSRKRGQKGSQDGGPSRKKTQTQQQCQKKRVGNDAARKVKGQEKWTLLPKTSITALESILDLSILSALTMRRKDKDQSQSHLNQMKDRFLASCAQLKVPPRNRKVGGMLQVSRLHQAESKKTAVGRRTLQALEDEVGSVVGALEQIEGRMENLDEETRILRRKLEDEEEGAQEILQLSGRGVLNLPALPPHVTRELPLQERMVKDPDVAARLASVLQSSGEVRDVMAFLELAHKQADLLLNTLGPTNPEDSHTRNIQGGN, via the exons ATGCGCAGTACGATTAATTTGAAG GTCACCATGAAGCCCACCCGAGGGTCTGAACGGGCCTCGACGAAAGgacccaaaacaagcaggaagaGGGGTCAGAAGGggtcacag GATGGGGGACCCAGCAGAAAGAAGACCCAAACCCAACAGCAATGCCAGAAGAAGCGGG TGGGAAATGATGCTGCTaggaaggtcaaaggtcaagagAAGTGGACATTGCTGCCCAAGACCTCCATTACAGCTCTGGAGAGCATTTTAGATTTGTCAATACT GTCTGCTCTTACCATGAGAAGGAAGGACAAAGATCAATCTCAGAGTCACCTTAACCAAATGAAGGATAG ATTTCTGGCCAGCTGTGCGCAGCTCAAAGTGCCCCCCCGGAACCGGAAAGTAGGTGGCATGCTCCAGGTGTCCCGCCTTCACCAAGCAGAGAGCAAGAAGACTGCAGTGGGCAGAAGAACCCTACAGGCGCTTGAG GATGAGGTGGGCTCAGTAGTTGGGGCTCTGGAGCAGATAGAGGGGAGGATGGAAAATTTGGACGAGGAGACCAGGATTCTGAGACGCAAGCTGGAGGACGAAGAGGAAGGTGCCCAGGAG ATCCTGCAGCTGTCAGGGAGAGGTGTCCTGAACCTGCCTGCCTTGCCCCCGCATGTGACAAGAGAGCTCCCCTTGCAG GAGCGGATGGTGAAAGACCCTGATGTGGCCGCCCGTCTGGCATCCGTGCTCCAGAGCTCAGGGGAGGTGAGAGATGTGATGGCCTTCCTGGAGCTGGCACACAAACAGGCTGACCTTCTGCTCAACACTCTGGGACCCACAAACCCTGAGGACTCCCATACCAGGAACATACAGGGCGGTAACTAG
- the cenpq gene encoding centromere protein Q isoform X2, with translation MKPTRGSERASTKGPKTSRKRGQKGSQDGGPSRKKTQTQQQCQKKRVGNDAARKVKGQEKWTLLPKTSITALESILDLSILSALTMRRKDKDQSQSHLNQMKDRFLASCAQLKVPPRNRKVGGMLQVSRLHQAESKKTAVGRRTLQALEDEVGSVVGALEQIEGRMENLDEETRILRRKLEDEEEGAQEILQLSGRGVLNLPALPPHVTRELPLQERMVKDPDVAARLASVLQSSGEVRDVMAFLELAHKQADLLLNTLGPTNPEDSHTRNIQGGN, from the exons ATGAAGCCCACCCGAGGGTCTGAACGGGCCTCGACGAAAGgacccaaaacaagcaggaagaGGGGTCAGAAGGggtcacag GATGGGGGACCCAGCAGAAAGAAGACCCAAACCCAACAGCAATGCCAGAAGAAGCGGG TGGGAAATGATGCTGCTaggaaggtcaaaggtcaagagAAGTGGACATTGCTGCCCAAGACCTCCATTACAGCTCTGGAGAGCATTTTAGATTTGTCAATACT GTCTGCTCTTACCATGAGAAGGAAGGACAAAGATCAATCTCAGAGTCACCTTAACCAAATGAAGGATAG ATTTCTGGCCAGCTGTGCGCAGCTCAAAGTGCCCCCCCGGAACCGGAAAGTAGGTGGCATGCTCCAGGTGTCCCGCCTTCACCAAGCAGAGAGCAAGAAGACTGCAGTGGGCAGAAGAACCCTACAGGCGCTTGAG GATGAGGTGGGCTCAGTAGTTGGGGCTCTGGAGCAGATAGAGGGGAGGATGGAAAATTTGGACGAGGAGACCAGGATTCTGAGACGCAAGCTGGAGGACGAAGAGGAAGGTGCCCAGGAG ATCCTGCAGCTGTCAGGGAGAGGTGTCCTGAACCTGCCTGCCTTGCCCCCGCATGTGACAAGAGAGCTCCCCTTGCAG GAGCGGATGGTGAAAGACCCTGATGTGGCCGCCCGTCTGGCATCCGTGCTCCAGAGCTCAGGGGAGGTGAGAGATGTGATGGCCTTCCTGGAGCTGGCACACAAACAGGCTGACCTTCTGCTCAACACTCTGGGACCCACAAACCCTGAGGACTCCCATACCAGGAACATACAGGGCGGTAACTAG
- the mrpl16 gene encoding 39S ribosomal protein L16, mitochondrial isoform X1 — protein sequence MFSLLKASFCGVASRTIGSAGLFQDHLKVLSAGLKTYRLPPDYSDVMLPERQKLKFMNKVPDLKKVRKEMKNLRDIQGPARNGTAFTTGQYAIVALGGGYLHWGHLEMMRLTINRRMDPSTTFAHWCISAPYKPITRRGLGKRMGGGKGAIDQYVTPVRYGRLILEVGGRCELGEVESFMSEVAKKLPFPAKVVSRESLAAMQQEEAEREKNNQNPWTFKRVVTSNMLGIRKVLSAFDLHNHGRFSGKFHNPGRV from the exons atgttttcgTTACTGAAAGCGTCTTTTTGTGGAGTCGCCAGTCGGACGATTGGGAGTGCAG GTCTTTTCCAAGATCACTTGAAGGTGTTGTCTGCCGGTCTGAAGACATACCGCCTGCCACCTGACTACAGTG ATGTGATGCTACCTGAACGACAAAAGCTGAAGTTCATGAACAAGGTTCCCGACCTAAAGAAGGTCAGGAAGGAGATGAAAAACCTTCGCGATATCCAGGGCCCAGCGCGGAACGGCACCGCTTTTACAACGGGCCAGTATGCCATCGTG GCCTTGGGTGGAGGTTACCTCCATTGGGGTCACTTAGAGATGATGAGACTGACAATCAATCGACGAATGGACCCCAGCACTACCTTTGCACACTGGTGTATCAGTGCCCCCTACAAGCCAATCACACGTAGGGGGCTCGGCAAACGCATGGGAGGCGGCAAAGGAGCCATCGACCAGTATGTGACCCCCGTGCGCTACGGGCGACTGATTTTAGAGGTTGGCGGCCGCTGTGAACTGGGTGAAGTGGAGTCTTTTATGTCTGAAGTGGCCAAAAAACTCCCCTTTCCTGCCAAG GTGGTAAGCAGGGAAAGTCTAGCAGCCATGCAGCaagaggaggcagagagagagaaaaacaaccAGAATCCCTGGACCTTCAAGAGGGTGGTAACCTCAAACATGCTCGGCATTCGCAAAGTGCTGTCTGCTTTCGACCTGCACAACCATGGCCGCTTTTCCGGCAAGTTCCAcaacccaggcagagtgtga
- the mrpl16 gene encoding 39S ribosomal protein L16, mitochondrial isoform X2, translating to MLPERQKLKFMNKVPDLKKVRKEMKNLRDIQGPARNGTAFTTGQYAIVALGGGYLHWGHLEMMRLTINRRMDPSTTFAHWCISAPYKPITRRGLGKRMGGGKGAIDQYVTPVRYGRLILEVGGRCELGEVESFMSEVAKKLPFPAKVVSRESLAAMQQEEAEREKNNQNPWTFKRVVTSNMLGIRKVLSAFDLHNHGRFSGKFHNPGRV from the exons ATGCTACCTGAACGACAAAAGCTGAAGTTCATGAACAAGGTTCCCGACCTAAAGAAGGTCAGGAAGGAGATGAAAAACCTTCGCGATATCCAGGGCCCAGCGCGGAACGGCACCGCTTTTACAACGGGCCAGTATGCCATCGTG GCCTTGGGTGGAGGTTACCTCCATTGGGGTCACTTAGAGATGATGAGACTGACAATCAATCGACGAATGGACCCCAGCACTACCTTTGCACACTGGTGTATCAGTGCCCCCTACAAGCCAATCACACGTAGGGGGCTCGGCAAACGCATGGGAGGCGGCAAAGGAGCCATCGACCAGTATGTGACCCCCGTGCGCTACGGGCGACTGATTTTAGAGGTTGGCGGCCGCTGTGAACTGGGTGAAGTGGAGTCTTTTATGTCTGAAGTGGCCAAAAAACTCCCCTTTCCTGCCAAG GTGGTAAGCAGGGAAAGTCTAGCAGCCATGCAGCaagaggaggcagagagagagaaaaacaaccAGAATCCCTGGACCTTCAAGAGGGTGGTAACCTCAAACATGCTCGGCATTCGCAAAGTGCTGTCTGCTTTCGACCTGCACAACCATGGCCGCTTTTCCGGCAAGTTCCAcaacccaggcagagtgtga
- the txnl4b gene encoding thioredoxin-like protein 4B: MSLFLPKLCGKKDIDDVIKGVAEKVLVLRFGRDDDTVCLQLDEILSKTSHDLSNMASIYLVDVDKAPVYTRYFDISYIPSTVFFFNGQHMKVDYGSPDHTKFVGSFKTKQDFIDLIEVIYRGAMRGKLIVKSPIDSRNIPKYDLLYHGI, translated from the exons ATGAGTTTGTTCCTCCCGAAGCTTTGCGGCAAGAAAGACATTGATGATGTTATTAAAGGAGTTGCAGAAAAGGTTCTGGTTTTGCGATTTGGGAGAGATGATGACACAGTCTGCCTGCAGCTGGATGAAATC CTGTCTAAGACCTCTCATGACTTGAGCAACATGGCTTCGATTTACCTGGTAGATGTGGACAAGGCTCCAGTATATACTCGGTACTTCGATATCAGTTATATCCCGTCGACAGTCTTTTTCTTCAATGGGCAACACATGAAGGTCGACTATGG gtcCCCAGATCACACCAAGTTTGTGGGAAGTTTTAAAACCAAGCAGGATTTCATTGATCTGATTGAGGTGATTTACCGTGGAGCCATGAGAGGAAAATTGATTGTCAAAAGCCCCATTGATTCCAGAAATATCCCTAAATATGATCTTTTATATCATGGAATCTAG
- the trmt10c gene encoding tRNA methyltransferase 10 homolog C: MMRLPKASLVKLLWRNCNFSTAVRVGKHCRWQTPICGFPPFQTRTLCTTLVTRKESDQANEKLNLDIWKSVMMSPGPQEEKGKEEEALGESGEEAECSPLAATREMVEMMRQAGRNVPEHLSDNDLLSLQEHTTKTARKKFLKFLALKESYKKARKQEKEKRKSESQPQEEEEEEARVSLNSYLITKRGRYLNSGCKWRAAQAMLFGQSLVFDMSYEAVMNQRELSNTISQLQECLTWNKRSLEPFHIHFCNLQPNSGYKRELTSRYGDSWDNLLITATEQRHVDMFPHKQLVYLTADSPNVLRSFDHNKVYIVGALVDKADQSSVSLTNAKRLKLDTARFPLDHFLQWDSGAKNLTLDQVMRILLTLRDTGKWEQALEFVPKRKHSGFYPKNLVEGPVKMFTDVARMKFKKRAKKFTFSETGSVRDAGHKPLTQPGVRNVFKPKQFMEPDGKAKGRKNWGG; encoded by the coding sequence ATGATGAGACTACCCAAAGCATCGTTGGTAAAACTACTGTGGCGGAACTGCAACTTCAGTACAGCAGTCCGAGTGGGAAAACACTGCAGGTGGCAGACACCAATCTGCGGTTTCCCACCCTTTCAAACCCGAACATTATGCACTACGTTAGTGACTAGGAAAGAGAGCGACCAGGCTAATGAGAAGCTTAACCTGGACATATGGAAGTCTGTGATGATGTCACCCGGTCCCCAGgaggagaaagggaaggagGAGGAAGCTCTCGGAGAGTCGGGAGAGGAAGCAGAGTGTTCCCCGCTGGCTGCCACCCGCGAAATGGTGGAAATGATGCGGCAGGCCGGGAGAAATGTCCCAGAGCATTTGAGTGACAACGACCTTCTGTCACTCCAAGAGCATACTACGAAAACTGCAAGGAAGAAGTTTCTCAAGTTCCTGGCTCTTAAGGAGAGCTACAAAAAGGCCCGGAAGCAGGaaaaggagaagaggaagagtgaATCCCAGCcacaagaggaagaggaagaggaagctaGAGTGAGTTTGAACTCCTATTTGATCACGAAGCGGGGCCGCTATTTAAACTCCGGATGCAAATGGAGGGCTGCCCAGGCTATGCTTTTTGGGCAGTCGCTGGTGTTTGATATGAGCTACGAGGCGGTCATGAACCAGAGGGAGCTGAGTAACACAATCAGCCAGCTGCAGGAGTGCCTCACCTGGAACAAAAGATCCCTCGAGCCCTTCCACATTCACTTCTGCAACCTGCAGCCCAATTCTGGCTACAAACGGGAGCTGACAAGCAGGTATGGGGACTCCTGGGATAACCTCCTGATCACTGCCACTGAGCAGAGGCATGTGGACATGTTTCCCCACAAACAACTGGTTTATCTGACCGCAGACTCCCCGAATGTGCTCCGGTCCTTTGACCACAACAAGGTTTACATTGTGGGCGCCCTAGTTGACAAAGCGGACCAGTCCTCTGTCTCGCTGACTAATGCCAAGCGACTCAAATTAGACACTGCCCGCTTTCCCTTGGACCACTTCCTTCAGTGGGACTCGGGCGCCAAGAACCTGACGCTGGACCAAGTTATGCGCATCTTACTGACGCTGAGGGACACTGGGAAGTGGGAACAAGCGCTTGAGTTTGTCCCCAAGAGAAAACACAGTGGATTCTACCCGAAAAACCTGGTAGAGGGTCCTGTGAAAATGTTCACTGATGTAGCCAGAATGAAGTTTAAGAAACGGGCAAAAAAATTTACTTTCAGTGAAACTGGCTCCGTCAGAGATGCCGGACACAAGCCCCTCACTCAGCCGGGGGTACGAAACGTTTTCAAACCCAAACAATTCATGGAGCCTGATGGCAAAGCAAAGGGCAGGAAGAACTGGGGGGGGTAA